One window of the Chelonoidis abingdonii isolate Lonesome George chromosome 3, CheloAbing_2.0, whole genome shotgun sequence genome contains the following:
- the SOCS5 gene encoding suppressor of cytokine signaling 5, protein MDQVGKMWNNFKYRCQNLFNHEGGNRNENIDVDFTRCSSVKDRSIHVPDLALQQPSSPLRENIALQLGLSPAKNSVRRNQNCVTDIPQIVEISVEKDNDSCVATGTRLAQRDSYSRHAPWGGKKKHSCSTKTQSSLDNDKRFGRTRSGLQRRERRYGVSSVHDTDSVSNRTVGSRTLRQRLQDTVGLCFPMRTYSKQSKPLFSNKRKIHLSELMLEKCPFPAGSDLAQKWHLIKQHTAPVSPHSTFFDTFDPSLISAEDEEDRLRERRRLSIEEGVDPPPNAQIHTFEATAQVNPLYKLGPKLAPGMTELTGDNSATLQGNCDSEEDTTTLCLQSRRQKQRQVSGESHGHSSRQGAWKVHTQIDYIHCLVPDLLQITGNPCYWGVMDRYEAEALLEGKSEGTFLLRDSAQEDYLFSVSFRRYNRSLHARIEQWNHNFSFDAHDPCVFHSSTVTGLLEHYKDPSSCMFFEPLLTVSLNRTFPFSLQYICRAVICRCTTYDGIDGLPLPSMLQDFLKEYHYKQKVRVRWLEREPIKTK, encoded by the coding sequence ATGGATCAAGTGGGAAAGATGTGGAACAACTTCAAATACAGATGCCAGAATCTCTTCAATCATGAAGGTGGAAACCGAAATGAAAACATAGATGTGGACTTCACTCGATGTTCATCTGTTAAAGACAGAAGTATCCATGTACCCGATTTGGCTCTGCAGCAACCAAGCAGCCCTTTAAGAGAGAACATTGCCTTACAACTGGGTTTAAGTCCTGCAAAGAATTCAGTGAGGAGAAATCAGAATTGTGTCACTGACATCCCTCAGATTGTCGAAATAAGCGTTGAGAAAGATAATGACTCGTGTGTGGCCACAGGAACGAGACTTGCACAAAGGGATTCCTACTCTCGGCATGCTCCTTGGGGTGGGAAGAAGAAACATTCCTGTTCTACGAAAACCCAAAGCTCCTTGGATAACGATAAAAGATTTGGTCGAACACGAAGCGGCTTGCAAAGGCGGGAGCGAAGATACGGTGTGAGCTCCGTTCATGATACGGACAGTGTATCAAACAGGACTGTAGGTAGCCGTACTCTGCGACAGCGACTTCAGGATACCGTTGGGTTATGTTTTCCCATGAGAACTTATAGCAAACAGTCCAAACCTCTCTTTTCTAATAAAAGAAAGATTCATCTCTCTGAATTAATGCTTGAGAAATGTCCTTTCCCTGCTGGATCTGATCTTGCGCAAAAGTGGCATCTGATTAAGCAACATACAGCTCCTGTGAGCCCTCATTCAACCTTTTTTGACACATTTGATCCTTCCTTGATTTCTGCAGAAGATGAAGAAGACCGACTTAGAGAGAGACGTAGGCTTAGTATTGAAGAAGGGGTTGATCCCCCTCCTAATGCCCAAATACATACTTTTGAAGCTACAGCACAGGTTAATCCATTATATAAACTGGGACCAAAGTTAGCCCCGGGTATGACTGAGCTGACGGGGGACAATAGCGCAACACTACAGGGAAACTGTGATTCTGAAGAGGACACAACAACCCTCTGCTTGCAGTCACGCAGGCAAAAGCAACGTCAGGTGTCTGGAGAGAGCCATGGCCATAGCAGCAGACAAGGGGCTTGGAAAGTACATACTCAGATTGATTACATACACTGCCTTGTGCCAGACTTACTTCAAATAACAGGTAACCCATGTTATTGGGGTGTGATGGACCGTTATGAGGCAGAGGCACTTCTGGAAGGCAAATCTGAAGGCACTTTTTTGCTCAGGGATTCTGCACAAGAGGATTACCTCTTCTCTGTGAGCTTCCGTCGTTACAACAGATCCCTCCATGCACGTATTGAGCAATGGAATCACAATTTTAGTTTTGATGCTCATGATCCCTGTGTATTTCACTCCTCCACTGTTACGGGACTTCTAGAACACTATAAAGACCCTAGTTCTTGCATGTTTTTTGAACCATTACTTACTGTATCTCTGAACAGGACTTTTCCTTTTAGTCTGCAGTATATCTGCCGGGCAGTAATCTGCAGGTGCACTACGTATGACGGAATTGATGGCCTCCCTTTACCATCAATGTTGCAAGACTTTCTAAAGGAATATCACTATAAACAAAAAGTCAGGGTGCGATGGTTGGAACGGGAACCTATTAAGACAAAGTGA